A stretch of Lysinibacillus agricola DNA encodes these proteins:
- a CDS encoding ribonuclease J: MTKKKNELIRIIPLGGVGEIGKAMYVVEIDEELFVVDSGLMFPEDEMLGIDIVIPDITYLEENKDRVKGIFLTHGHEDAIGSIAYVLQKVKAPVYGSKLTIALAKEHLKDLPAPHQVKFFEVTNRSRMNFNSTYVTFFHTTHSIPDSLGVVFHTSEGAIVHTGEFKFDQSATGKFKPDLAKMAQLGEEGVFILLSESSEAERPGYTTSEIVIEEQLSKTFHSASGRILVAVYASNFIRIQQVFTQAQKSFRKVVIVGKPLEKAVDLGVQLGHLTVEEDTIIPISEMQKYQDDEIIIIATGNKGEPLDALEKIVRKHHRDIKIKQDDTVLITFTPSPSMEVQMANTMNSIAKAGAEVLTSSKNVHVSGHGSQEDLKLMLNLMQPKYFIPVQGEYRMLIAHSKLAQQLGMQKSQIFIADKGDIVEYKNGKMRMSGRVQAGNVLIDGIGVGDVGNIVLRDRKLLSQDGIFIVVVTLNRAQKKIASGPEILSRGFVYVRESEELMVEASDIAKNVIEKYVGKDTFEWTNIKQEIRDTLNTYLFQKTKRRPMIIPIIMEY, encoded by the coding sequence TTGACAAAAAAGAAAAATGAACTAATTCGCATCATCCCACTTGGTGGCGTGGGCGAAATTGGGAAAGCAATGTACGTAGTAGAAATTGACGAAGAGCTATTTGTAGTGGATAGCGGCTTAATGTTCCCAGAAGACGAAATGCTGGGCATTGATATCGTAATTCCAGATATTACGTATTTAGAAGAAAATAAAGATCGTGTGAAAGGGATTTTCTTAACGCATGGTCATGAAGATGCAATTGGCTCGATTGCTTACGTATTACAAAAAGTGAAAGCGCCAGTGTACGGATCAAAACTAACAATTGCACTTGCAAAGGAACATTTAAAGGATTTACCTGCACCACATCAGGTGAAATTCTTTGAGGTTACGAACCGTAGTCGTATGAATTTTAATTCAACGTATGTGACATTCTTCCATACAACACATAGTATTCCCGATTCGTTAGGGGTAGTGTTCCATACATCTGAAGGAGCAATTGTTCATACAGGAGAGTTTAAATTCGATCAATCAGCGACAGGTAAATTTAAGCCTGATTTAGCAAAAATGGCACAGCTTGGGGAAGAAGGCGTATTTATTCTGTTATCTGAGTCGTCTGAAGCTGAGCGACCAGGTTATACGACTTCTGAGATTGTGATTGAGGAGCAATTATCAAAAACATTCCATTCAGCATCAGGTCGTATTTTAGTTGCTGTTTATGCATCGAATTTTATTCGTATTCAACAAGTATTTACACAAGCTCAAAAATCGTTCCGTAAAGTAGTTATTGTAGGAAAACCTTTAGAGAAAGCTGTGGATTTAGGTGTACAGTTAGGCCACTTAACGGTAGAGGAAGATACAATTATCCCTATCTCAGAAATGCAAAAGTATCAAGATGATGAGATTATTATTATTGCAACAGGTAATAAAGGGGAGCCACTTGATGCATTAGAAAAAATCGTTCGCAAACATCACCGAGACATTAAAATTAAGCAAGATGATACAGTATTAATTACTTTTACACCGTCTCCTAGTATGGAAGTACAGATGGCTAATACGATGAACTCCATCGCAAAAGCTGGTGCTGAAGTTCTGACATCTAGCAAAAATGTACATGTTTCGGGGCACGGTAGCCAAGAGGATTTAAAGTTAATGCTTAACTTAATGCAACCAAAGTACTTTATCCCTGTGCAAGGTGAGTACCGCATGCTTATTGCTCACTCTAAGCTTGCACAACAGCTAGGTATGCAAAAATCACAAATTTTTATCGCCGATAAAGGGGATATTGTAGAATATAAAAATGGTAAAATGCGAATGAGTGGCCGTGTACAAGCTGGTAATGTATTAATAGACGGTATTGGTGTTGGCGATGTAGGCAACATCGTACTTCGCGATCGTAAGTTATTATCGCAGGATGGTATTTTCATTGTTGTAGTAACATTAAACCGTGCTCAAAAGAAAATTGCATCTGGTCCAGAAATTTTATCACGTGGTTTCGTATATGTACGCGAATCAGAAGAATTAATGGTAGAAGCTTCTGATATTGCTAAAAATGTTATTGAAAAATACGTTGGTAAAGATACATTCGAATGGACAAACATTAAACAAGAAATTCGAGATACACTGAATACGTATTTATTCCAAAAAACGAAGCGCCGCCCAATGATTATCCCAATTATTATGGAATATTAA
- a CDS encoding dipicolinate synthase — translation MENEKWLVIGEDPRLKELATMLRSPSRTVFYKRTSVWNEELNKLVLEFQPNRIILPILPLKIEVEQLYGISQVKFYTGRLTMHWKHLLERNETNCYLQQESFIWQNARLTAEGFIATFYGLEQKCIYGQNFTIAGFGRTAKMLASLLVKMGANVHIVARSVVQVSEAKAYGYKATNLDDRKWSINDGIFINTIPAKWITESFQEHVPVVLYDLASEPGCLDIDADQLQTYVLLPSLPGKYFAHDAATILCKAIEEEENC, via the coding sequence TTGGAAAACGAAAAATGGCTTGTTATCGGTGAGGATCCAAGATTAAAGGAATTAGCTACAATGCTAAGAAGCCCATCGAGAACTGTATTTTATAAAAGAACATCAGTTTGGAATGAGGAGCTAAATAAGCTTGTATTAGAATTCCAACCAAATAGAATTATTCTTCCCATTCTTCCATTAAAAATTGAAGTGGAACAGCTTTATGGAATATCACAAGTTAAATTTTATACAGGGCGTTTGACTATGCATTGGAAGCATTTACTTGAGAGAAATGAAACAAATTGCTATTTACAACAAGAATCTTTTATTTGGCAAAACGCAAGATTAACAGCGGAGGGGTTTATCGCCACGTTTTACGGACTCGAGCAAAAATGTATTTACGGACAAAACTTTACTATCGCAGGGTTTGGGCGCACCGCCAAAATGCTCGCTTCATTACTCGTAAAGATGGGCGCTAATGTCCATATAGTAGCGCGTTCAGTTGTACAAGTGAGTGAAGCAAAGGCATATGGTTATAAAGCTACGAATTTAGATGATCGTAAATGGTCAATTAATGATGGGATATTTATCAATACGATTCCAGCTAAGTGGATTACTGAATCATTCCAAGAACATGTCCCAGTTGTACTATATGATTTGGCTTCGGAGCCGGGCTGTTTAGATATTGACGCCGATCAATTACAAACGTACGTGCTATTGCCGTCATTACCTGGGAAATACTTTGCACATGATGCAGCTACAATACTGTGCAAGGCAATAGAGGAGGAGGAAAATTGCTAA
- a CDS encoding aspartate-semialdehyde dehydrogenase: MTKQLTVAVVGATGAVGTKMMEQLIKRNFPIGDIKFLASARSAGKPIEFNDKTYTIEEATPEAFEGVNVALFSAGGSVSAVLAPEAAKRGAVVIDNTSHFRMDPEVPLVVPEVNRGDLAKHKGIIANPNCSTIQMMAALEPIRHAFGLTKIIVSTYQAVSGAGISAIQELKAQSVNWDAGKDVEANILPSGSDKRHYPIARNVIPQIDKFTDNGFTYEEMKMINETKKIMHAPELKVAATCVRVPVVSGHSESVYIEVEKEATLQEIFEVLRSAPGVVLQDDITTQTYPMPIYAEGEEATFVGRIRQDLDNKKGFHLWIVSDNLLKGAALNSIQIAEAMLEDNLL; encoded by the coding sequence ATGACAAAGCAGTTAACAGTTGCGGTTGTTGGGGCAACAGGGGCAGTAGGCACAAAAATGATGGAGCAACTAATTAAACGTAATTTTCCAATCGGAGATATTAAGTTTTTAGCTTCTGCACGTTCAGCAGGAAAACCAATCGAATTTAATGATAAGACATATACAATAGAAGAAGCGACACCTGAAGCTTTTGAGGGCGTCAATGTCGCTTTATTCTCAGCTGGTGGTTCGGTATCAGCCGTGCTTGCACCAGAAGCGGCAAAACGTGGCGCAGTAGTTATCGATAACACGAGCCATTTTCGCATGGATCCAGAGGTACCACTAGTTGTACCTGAAGTAAATCGTGGCGATCTTGCTAAGCATAAAGGAATTATTGCGAATCCAAACTGCTCTACAATTCAAATGATGGCTGCGCTTGAGCCCATTCGTCATGCATTTGGCTTAACAAAAATTATTGTATCGACATACCAAGCAGTTTCAGGTGCAGGTATTTCTGCCATTCAAGAATTAAAGGCACAAAGTGTAAACTGGGATGCAGGTAAGGATGTAGAAGCAAATATTTTACCTTCTGGTAGCGACAAACGTCATTATCCAATCGCTCGTAATGTCATTCCACAAATCGATAAATTTACAGACAATGGCTTTACATACGAAGAAATGAAAATGATTAATGAAACGAAGAAAATCATGCATGCACCAGAGCTAAAAGTAGCTGCAACTTGCGTTCGTGTGCCAGTCGTTTCAGGACACTCTGAATCTGTTTATATTGAAGTAGAGAAAGAAGCAACGTTACAAGAAATCTTTGAAGTATTACGCAGTGCACCAGGTGTGGTATTACAAGATGATATCACAACACAAACTTACCCAATGCCTATCTATGCAGAAGGGGAAGAGGCTACTTTTGTAGGACGTATCCGTCAAGATTTAGACAATAAAAAAGGATTCCACCTATGGATCGTTTCTGACAATCTTTTAAAAGGCGCTGCATTAAACTCAATCCAAATTGCAGAAGCAATGCTTGAGGATAACTTACTATAA
- a CDS encoding dipicolinate synthase subunit B, protein MLTGKRIGLGITASHCTYEDVVPKIQNFKDVGATVIPIITHSVLHAATRFGTGEEWIAKIEELTGQKVISSIKEAEPFGPSNPLDAMVIAPMTGNSISKFANAATDSPVLMAAKATLRNGSPVILGISTNDALGLNGLNIMRLLNAKNIYFIPFGQDSPHSKPNSLIADFEQMVATVHEAITEKKQLQPLLVQYFK, encoded by the coding sequence TTGCTAACGGGGAAACGAATAGGTTTAGGTATTACAGCCTCACATTGCACGTATGAGGATGTAGTACCTAAAATTCAAAACTTTAAAGATGTAGGAGCAACTGTTATCCCAATAATTACGCATTCCGTTTTACATGCGGCTACTCGTTTTGGTACGGGGGAGGAATGGATTGCGAAGATAGAGGAATTGACTGGACAAAAGGTTATTTCCTCTATTAAAGAGGCAGAACCATTCGGACCATCCAATCCACTGGATGCGATGGTTATAGCACCGATGACAGGTAATAGTATTAGTAAATTTGCTAATGCAGCAACAGATAGTCCGGTGTTAATGGCTGCTAAGGCAACATTGCGCAACGGTTCGCCTGTTATCCTAGGCATTTCAACAAATGATGCTCTTGGCTTAAATGGTCTGAATATTATGAGGCTACTAAATGCCAAAAATATTTACTTTATTCCATTTGGGCAGGACTCACCACATTCGAAACCCAATTCCTTGATTGCCGATTTTGAGCAAATGGTCGCTACTGTTCATGAAGCGATTACGGAGAAAAAGCAATTACAACCGCTGTTAGTACAATATTTCAAATAA
- a CDS encoding GntR family transcriptional regulator: MTIKADHRHLYLQVIDRLKSDIEKGIFKENEKLPSEFELSKSLGVSRATLREALRLLEEENVIVRRHGVGTFVNPKPLFTSGIEHLSSISSMIETAGMEPGSRFLKATENIPSEEDLKRFQCDDEDKILTIERVRTADGEPVVYCIDRLPASFLPTDFVEKKEVSLFSALEQSGKIHVAYAVTYIDPVGYHEQASPILNCGRETALLVLKQLHYDDHDQVVLYSKNYFRADKFSFHVVRKRV, encoded by the coding sequence GTGACTATTAAAGCAGATCATCGTCATCTCTATCTTCAAGTAATTGATCGTTTAAAGTCTGACATTGAAAAAGGCATTTTTAAAGAAAATGAAAAACTGCCTTCAGAGTTTGAATTATCGAAATCACTAGGAGTCAGTCGAGCAACACTTAGAGAAGCGCTACGACTGTTGGAAGAGGAGAATGTCATTGTGCGTCGACACGGGGTAGGTACGTTTGTAAACCCTAAGCCATTGTTTACATCAGGCATCGAGCATTTATCGAGCATTTCTTCTATGATCGAAACAGCAGGTATGGAGCCCGGTTCCCGCTTTTTAAAGGCGACGGAAAACATTCCTTCTGAGGAAGATTTAAAACGCTTCCAATGTGATGACGAAGATAAAATACTCACGATTGAACGTGTCAGAACAGCGGATGGTGAGCCAGTAGTTTACTGTATAGACAGATTACCAGCAAGCTTCCTGCCAACTGACTTTGTAGAAAAAAAAGAAGTTTCACTTTTCTCTGCACTTGAACAATCCGGTAAAATTCATGTTGCCTATGCTGTAACATATATCGATCCAGTCGGGTATCATGAGCAAGCTTCACCGATTTTAAATTGCGGCCGTGAAACAGCTCTTTTAGTATTAAAGCAGTTGCATTACGATGATCATGATCAAGTAGTGCTGTATTCAAAAAATTATTTCCGAGCTGATAAATTCAGCTTCCATGTAGTTCGAAAACGGGTGTAG
- a CDS encoding sporulation protein, YlmC/YmxH family: protein MLLSEMVDKELIQVEGGVHFGILAHTECLLDVQTGKIHGFEIVKDKLPFQKKKVKVSEMIPWHEIILIGEDRILFNKTTTVQSEFLQ from the coding sequence ATGCTACTATCAGAGATGGTGGATAAAGAGTTAATTCAAGTTGAGGGTGGCGTACACTTTGGCATACTGGCACATACAGAATGTCTATTAGATGTGCAAACAGGAAAGATACATGGCTTTGAGATTGTTAAAGATAAATTGCCATTCCAAAAAAAGAAAGTGAAAGTTAGTGAAATGATACCTTGGCATGAAATTATACTAATTGGTGAAGACCGGATTTTATTTAACAAAACAACGACGGTACAGTCAGAATTTTTACAGTGA
- the dapA gene encoding 4-hydroxy-tetrahydrodipicolinate synthase, which produces MNLGRIGTAMITPFKEDGTINYPELERIINHLIDNGTDCIVACGTTSENPTMSTEEKIEVVRFTVEKVAGRVPVIAGTGDNETAYSIAMTHKAEENGADGIMLVAPYYNKPNQRGIFAHFETIAKETSLPVMLYNVPGRTGVNVAYETSVALSKISNIAWIKEASGNLDQMGDVIENVDSDDNFLVYSGDDGLTLPLLAIGGAGVISVAAHVVGNDMQLMIKAFEEGNHELAAKIHRALLPLVRALFAQPNPSPIKYAMTKLGFDTLNVRLPMMEMTDEEKANFDRIWDTYQEKASSFRKISTFS; this is translated from the coding sequence ATGAATTTAGGTCGAATTGGAACGGCGATGATTACGCCGTTCAAAGAAGATGGCACGATTAATTATCCAGAACTAGAACGTATTATTAATCATTTGATTGATAATGGTACAGATTGTATTGTCGCATGTGGCACAACCTCTGAAAACCCAACTATGTCCACAGAAGAAAAAATTGAAGTTGTACGCTTTACAGTAGAAAAAGTAGCAGGTCGTGTACCCGTTATTGCAGGTACAGGGGATAACGAAACTGCTTACTCTATTGCAATGACGCACAAGGCTGAAGAAAATGGTGCAGATGGTATTATGCTTGTAGCGCCATATTATAATAAGCCAAATCAACGCGGTATTTTTGCGCACTTTGAAACAATTGCCAAAGAAACAAGTTTACCTGTCATGCTTTATAACGTGCCAGGACGTACAGGCGTCAATGTTGCCTATGAAACTTCCGTTGCTTTAAGTAAAATTTCTAATATTGCATGGATTAAAGAAGCGAGCGGCAATTTAGATCAAATGGGCGATGTTATTGAGAATGTTGATTCAGATGATAATTTTTTAGTTTATAGTGGGGATGATGGTTTAACACTTCCACTACTAGCAATCGGCGGAGCAGGTGTTATTTCAGTTGCTGCCCATGTTGTTGGAAATGATATGCAATTAATGATTAAAGCGTTTGAAGAAGGAAATCACGAGCTAGCAGCCAAAATTCACCGAGCATTATTACCTTTAGTACGTGCGCTATTCGCTCAACCAAACCCTTCGCCTATCAAATATGCGATGACAAAATTAGGCTTTGATACACTCAATGTTCGTTTGCCAATGATGGAAATGACAGATGAAGAAAAAGCAAACTTTGACCGAATTTGGGATACGTATCAAGAAAAAGCGAGCAGCTTTAGAAAAATAAGTACCTTTAGTTAA
- a CDS encoding FtsK/SpoIIIE family DNA translocase, giving the protein MATSKKRKVTKRKATTGKATTEKKEMHPLMYEILGLILIAFAVIMIFEYGMIGRILQTIAMFLFGNLHFAVPFMLIFVALLLMIGRKKVSIYDRLLLGMLLIVMSLTIFSHGILFEQLSKSGGLLSDSVLRESWRILINSEGIIHRSNALGGGMIGALLFSALHVLFEATGAKVVAWAIFFIGLILVTGKALVPYLAEKMPDLFGKWQKKHRDKKKSMPKKPNNRRSKVESKDEIAAVDQTPEIQEEEEVSHEPIISAFTQNVSHEREAFPTAENEEIEHGEIVDDVHIEGADAVENADYQLPSYNLLQLPPQHDQSGEYSVIQANAKKLEQTLQSFGVKAKVTQVHLGPAVTKYEILPDVGVKVSKIVNLQDDLALALAAKDIRMEAPIPGKSAIGIEVPNSEVAIVTLREVLESKDGAKPEALLQVALGRDITGQAVLAELNKMPHLLVAGSTGSGKSVCINGIVVSILMRTKPHEVKLMMIDPKMVELNVYNGIPHLLAPVVTDARKASQALKKVVSEMERRYDLFSHTGTRNIEGYNSHVQKVNEQTDEKHPKLPYIVVIVDELADLMMVASSDVEDSITRLAQMARAAGIHLIIATQRPSVDVLTGVIKANIPSRIAFAVSSAIDSRTILDMGGAERLLGRGDMLFLPAGASKPKRVQGAFLSDQEVESVVNFVIEQQKAQYQEEMIPTEEETILEETDELFDEAVQLVVSMQTASVSMLQRRFRIGYSRAARIVDQMEQRGIVGPSEGSKPRQVLIHQYDN; this is encoded by the coding sequence ATGGCGACTAGTAAAAAAAGAAAAGTCACTAAAAGAAAAGCAACTACAGGAAAAGCAACTACAGAAAAAAAAGAAATGCATCCGCTAATGTATGAAATTTTAGGGCTCATCTTAATTGCGTTTGCAGTTATTATGATATTTGAATATGGCATGATTGGACGTATTCTACAAACAATAGCAATGTTTCTTTTTGGAAATTTACATTTTGCTGTGCCATTTATGCTTATATTTGTTGCATTGTTACTGATGATTGGGCGGAAAAAAGTAAGCATTTACGATCGTCTACTATTAGGTATGCTCCTAATTGTTATGAGTTTAACAATTTTTAGTCACGGCATTCTTTTTGAACAATTATCAAAATCTGGTGGTTTATTATCAGATTCTGTTTTGCGAGAATCTTGGCGGATTTTAATTAATTCAGAGGGTATTATCCATCGAAGTAATGCACTTGGCGGTGGAATGATTGGTGCACTGTTATTTAGTGCTCTTCATGTATTATTTGAGGCAACAGGCGCGAAGGTCGTCGCATGGGCTATTTTCTTTATCGGGTTAATTTTAGTAACAGGAAAGGCACTTGTTCCATATTTAGCGGAAAAAATGCCCGACCTTTTTGGCAAATGGCAAAAGAAACATCGTGATAAGAAAAAAAGTATGCCGAAGAAACCTAATAATCGACGTTCAAAAGTGGAAAGCAAGGATGAAATTGCTGCTGTCGATCAGACGCCTGAGATACAAGAGGAAGAAGAAGTTTCTCATGAACCGATTATCTCTGCCTTCACTCAAAATGTATCCCATGAACGAGAAGCATTTCCAACTGCTGAAAATGAAGAAATTGAACATGGAGAGATTGTTGATGATGTCCATATTGAAGGTGCAGATGCTGTGGAAAATGCAGATTATCAACTTCCTTCTTATAATTTACTACAATTACCGCCACAGCATGATCAAAGCGGTGAATATTCTGTTATTCAGGCCAATGCGAAAAAGCTTGAACAAACTTTGCAAAGCTTTGGTGTAAAGGCAAAAGTAACGCAGGTTCATTTAGGTCCAGCTGTAACGAAATACGAAATATTACCAGATGTAGGCGTGAAAGTTAGTAAAATTGTAAACTTACAGGATGATCTTGCCTTAGCACTTGCTGCGAAGGATATTCGTATGGAAGCACCAATTCCTGGGAAGTCTGCGATTGGTATTGAAGTACCGAATAGTGAGGTAGCCATTGTTACACTGCGTGAAGTGTTAGAATCTAAAGACGGAGCAAAGCCAGAAGCATTATTGCAAGTTGCTTTAGGTCGTGATATTACAGGTCAAGCAGTACTCGCCGAGCTCAATAAAATGCCACATTTACTTGTTGCAGGTTCAACGGGTAGTGGGAAAAGTGTGTGTATAAATGGCATTGTCGTATCAATACTCATGCGGACAAAACCACATGAAGTAAAACTGATGATGATTGACCCGAAAATGGTGGAATTAAATGTTTATAACGGAATTCCTCATCTTCTAGCGCCAGTTGTCACAGATGCACGAAAAGCGTCGCAGGCACTAAAGAAAGTAGTGTCAGAAATGGAACGCCGCTACGATTTATTTTCTCACACAGGAACACGTAATATCGAAGGCTACAATAGCCATGTACAAAAGGTAAATGAGCAAACCGATGAAAAACATCCAAAATTACCGTATATTGTTGTGATTGTAGATGAGTTAGCGGACTTAATGATGGTTGCATCAAGTGATGTAGAGGATTCTATTACACGTTTAGCGCAAATGGCACGCGCAGCAGGGATTCATTTAATAATTGCAACCCAACGACCAAGTGTAGATGTGTTGACAGGCGTTATTAAAGCAAATATTCCTTCACGTATTGCCTTTGCGGTATCGTCAGCAATCGATTCTAGAACGATATTAGATATGGGTGGAGCAGAACGTTTACTCGGTCGAGGAGATATGCTGTTTTTACCTGCCGGTGCATCTAAACCAAAACGTGTGCAAGGTGCCTTTTTATCAGATCAAGAAGTTGAGTCAGTTGTTAACTTTGTTATAGAACAGCAAAAGGCGCAGTATCAGGAGGAAATGATTCCGACCGAAGAAGAGACAATTTTAGAGGAAACGGACGAATTATTTGATGAGGCTGTACAGTTAGTTGTAAGTATGCAGACGGCTTCTGTTTCGATGTTGCAGCGCCGCTTCCGTATCGGTTATTCGAGAGCTGCTCGTATTGTCGATCAAATGGAACAACGCGGTATTGTCGGGCCTTCAGAGGGTAGTAAACCTCGACAAGTGCTCATTCATCAATACGATAATTAG